GCCCGGCCGGTATCGCGGTTGAGTACGCGTACTCACGCAGCCGCCCGCCCTCCCGGCGACCATGAGAACCACCGCACCACATCCATGAACCCCGTCCAACCCGGAGCCCGGAGGCCCTTCATGCTCAGCCGCACAGCCGCCGCACTGGTGCCGTTCTTCGGCCGCCTCACGGTCACGCTGGACGGGGCCGCCGAGCTGGCGCCCGGGAGCATCGTCGCCGCGAACCACACCTCGCTCAGCGACCCGGCGATCGTGCTCGCCGCGCTGCACCGGCTGGGCGTGGAACCGGTGGTGATGGCGGCCGCCGGGCTGTGGCGCGTTCCGGTGCTGGGGCGCGCGCTCGCCCATGACGGGCACATTCCCGTCCGCCGCGCCGACCCCCGAGCCGCCGCCTGCCTGGAAGACGCCGCCGCCGCGCTCGCGCGTGGCCGGCTCGTCGTCATCTACGGCGAGGGCGGCATACCGGACTTCGAGAGCGGCACCGAGACGGCTCCCCACCCGTTCCGCAGCGGCCTCGCCCGCCTCGCCGCCGCCACCGGCGCACCGGTCGTGCCTCTCGGGCAGACCGGAGCCCGGCGCATCATGTCGGGCAGCGGTCCGGGGCAGTTCACGAGCCTGGCGAGCGCGCCGCTGCGCCGCCCGGAGCTTCGCGTGCACATCGGCGCCCCGGTGCGGCTGACGGGCGATCTGCCGGCCGCGACGGCTCAGGCCCACGCCGCGGTCACCGCCGCGTGGCGGGCGGCGGGCGGCCGCGCCGTGACGCCCCCGGCCCAGGTTCAGACCCCGGTTCCTGCCTCGACCCCGGCTCCGGCGGTGGAAGCGGCTGCCTGACGGGCGGCCGTACGCGGCGTACGCGCGGCCGGGCCCTACGCGCCCTTCCCGGCTTCCTCCCGCAACTGCTCCTCGCTCAGCCCCCGCCGCCAGTAGCCGACGAACGTGACGTTCCGGCGGTCCAGCCCGCGCTCCCGTACGAGATGGCGGCGCAGTTCCTTCACCGTCCCCGCCTCGCCCGCGAGCCACGCGTACGGCGAGGCGCCGGGCAGTTCGGCGGCGCGTACCGCGTCCAGGGCCGAGGGCGCGTCCTCGTCGTGCGCCAGCCAGTGGACGGTCGTGTCCGCAGCCGTCGGCAGTTCCATGCGGTCGGCGCCGTACGGCACGTCGAGCCAGACCCGCGTCTTCGTCCCGGCGGGCAGCCACTCCAGGATGGCGGCGGCCGCGGGCAGCGACGTCTCGTCGGCCCAGATCAGTACGGAGTCCGTCCCGGCCGGGGGCCGGAAGCGGACTGCCGTGTTGTCCGCGACCGCCGGCCCGAGGACGAGCACGCGGTCGCCGGGCGTCGCGTCGTCCGCCCAGCGGCAGGCCGGTCCGCCGTCGGGGTGCAGGGCGAAGTCGATGTCCAACTCGTCCGGGTTGTGGCGCTGTTCGCGCACCGTGTACGAGCGCATCACCGCCCGCACGTCCTCGGGCAGCGCCCGCCAGGCCGCCCACCAGCCGTCCCCTTCCTCGACGGGGACGACGGGCGCCGGCTGTCCCGGCAGGGGCAGGAAGAGCGACAGGCTCTGGTCGCGCCCGCCCGCGGCGAAGCCGGTGAGGCCGTCGCCGCCCGTCGCGGATCGCGTGTCGCCGCCGAAGGTGACGCGGACGAGCGACGGCCCGAGCCGCCGTGTCCGCAGTACCCGAAGGGCGAAGAACCGGAACGGAGCCGTGTGTGCGGGCGTCGCGGTCGTCATGGGTCAGGCGACCTTCCGGGCCTTCTCGATCGCGTCGGCGAGGTCTTCCAGGATCGGCGCGCACTTGTCGTACGAGTAGATCGGCTCGGTCACGCGGGGGATCACCTGGCCGGCCTTGACCGCGGGCAGCCGCGCCCAGGTCGGCTTCGACGTCAGGGCCTCGGGCTGGAGAGCGGAGGAGCGGTTGTCCATCATGATGATGTCGGCCGGGTACTTGTCGACGTTCTCCCAGCTCAACTCCTCGAAGAAGCCCTGCGCGTTCACCTTCGCCTCGACGAACTTCACCCCCAGCTCCTGGAGGTAGAGGGTGTCGGCGGACATCTTGGCGAGGGAGACGTAGAACAGGTCCTGGCTGGCCGAGCCGATCATCACCTTGATGTCCGGCTTGGACTTCGCGGCCGCCCGCAGCCGGCCCGCGGCCTTCTCGAACCTGGCCTTGGCGTCGGTCACCTTCTTGGCCTTCAGATCCGCGCCCAGCGACTCGGCGAGGTCCGCGTGGCGCTGGATCGCCTTGGGGACGGTGGTCTCCGCCGCCAGGAGTGCCACGCTCGGGGCGAGCTTGAGGATTTTGTCCTTGGACTGCTCGGGGACGTACCAGAGTTCACCCTCGACCCACTGGGCGGTGACGAGCAGGTCAGGGGCGAGCGCCGCGTACTTCTCGACGTTGAACTCGCCCCAGACGTTGCCGAGTATCTCGACCTTCGTGACATCGAGGTCGCCCGCCTGGATGTCCGGCTCGCCGCCCTTGGTGGTGGTCGGCCCGAAGACGCCCTTCACCTCGATCCCGTAGTCGTGGAGCGCGGCGGCGGTGCCGGTGAAGGCGACGATGTTCTTGGGGACGCTGCCGGCCTCGGCCGTCTCACCGCGGTCGTCCTTGAAGGACCAGGGACCCGACTTCGTGTCGCCGCCCGCCTCCGTGCTCTTGTCGTCACCGTTCCCGCAGGCGGCGAGCGCGACGCCGAGACCGACGGCGCCGCCGGCGGCGAGCACGCCGCGACGGCTGAGGGGCGAATGGAGGGCGTTGGGCATGTCGATGTCCGCTTTCGTACGCGCCGAGGACCGGCCGATGGGCAGTTCAGGTAGGTTAGCCTAACCTTTCTTACCTTTGCGTACGGGGCGGGTGTCCGAGGTCCGGGGCAGAGTGGGGGAGTCGTCCCACCTCTCCCCAGGAGTCAGCGATGTCGATCCGCCGCGTCGTGCCCAACGTCCGGGTGCAGCCCGAAGGGCTCGCCCGGAACCGGGAGTTCTACGGTCTGCTCGGCTTCGAGGAGGTCATGAACCAGGGCTGGATCATGACCCTCGCCGCACCGTCCGCCCCCACCGCCCAGGTGAGCTTCCTGACGGAGGACGCGACGGGGCCGGTCGTCCCCGACATGAGCGTCGAGGTGGACGACGTGGACGCGGCGTACGCCGCCGTACGGGCGAGCGGCGCGGAGATCGTCCACACGCTGCGCGACGAGGAGTGGGGTGTGCGCCGCTTCTTCGTAAGGGACCCGGCCGGGCGGGTCGTGAACGTGCTGGGGCACCGCTGAGGGGGCCGTCCGGCGGGTGTTCGGTTTCCGAGTTGCGGTTGTCGGGTGCCGGGCGGGGTTCGGGGTCTCCGGACGGGTATGTCCGGACGGCGTGATTTACGGTGCGTGCAAGGCTCGTTGGACCCGTTGACCCGGCTTGTTCACGCGCCACAAATCAGCCTGAGTGTCCGGACACACCCCTCCTGCGACCCCGCCCCCCTCACGCCGCCGCGTGGTGCTGTTCACACCCCCACCGGTCCGCGGGTTGGAAGGGGGACGCGCAGGGGTCGTGGCCGGACACTCAGGCTGATTTGTGGCGCGTGAGGAGCCCGGTTCTCCTGGGGCCAACGAGCCGTGCACGCGCCGTAAATCACGCCGTCCGGGCATGACCCCGGAGCGGCACCCGGCCCCGACCCGCACCAAACAAGCCCGTCCGGCGATTGAGGACACACCGACCACCGGGCGGCACCGGCCAAGCGACCCCGCACCAACCAAGCCCGGCCGGCGATTGAGGCCACAACCACCCACCGGCGGACCCGGCCACGCGAAACCCGCACCCCCGCCGGGGGGCTACAGCCCCAGCTCCCGCGCGATCAGCATCCGCTGGACCTCGCTCGTGCCCTCGCCGATCTCCAGGATCTTGGAGTCGCGCCACATCCTGGCCACCGGGTACTCGTTCATGAAGCCGTAGCCGCCGTGGATCTGGGTGGCCTCGCGGGCGTTGTCGACCGCCACCGTCGAGGAGTAGAGCTTCGCCAGCGCGGCCTCCTTCTTGAAAGGCTCGCCGTGGACCAGCCGGGAGGCCGCGTCGCGCCAGCCGAGGCGGGCCATATGGGCCCGCATCTCCATGTCGGCGATCTTGAACTGGATGGCCTGGTTCGCGCCGATCGGGCGGCCGAAGGCGTGGCGCTCCTTCGCGTACTTCACCGACTCGTCCACACAGCCCTGCGCCAGGCCCGTGGCCAGTGCGGAGATCGCGATGCGGCCCTCGTCCAGGATGCGGAGGAACTGCGCGTACCCGCGGCCCTCCTCGCCGACCAGGTTCGTCAGCGGCACCCGGACGTCGGAGAAGGACAGTTCGCGGGTGTCCGACGCGTTCCAGCCGACCTTCGAGTACGGGGCCGCGACCGTGAAGCCGGGGGTGCCGGACGGGACGATGATCGAGGAGATCTCCGGCCTGCCGTCCTCCTTGCGGCCGGTGACGGCCGTGACCGTGACCAGTCCGGTGATGTCCGTGCCCGAGTTGGTGATGAAGCACTTCGAGCCGTTGATGACCCACTCGTCGCCGTCCCGGACGGCCGTGGTGCGCGTGCCGCCCGCGTCCGAGCCGGCCTCGGGCTCGGTCAGACCGAAGGCGCCGAGGACCTCGCCCGAGCACAGGCGCGGCAGCCACTCCCGCTTCTGCTCCTCCGTACCGAAGAGGTGCAGCGGCATCGCGCCGAGGGAGACGCCCGCTTCGAGGGTGATGGCCACCGAGGAGTCGACGCGGGCCAGCTCCTCCAGGGCGATGCCGAGCGCCATGTAGTCGCCGCCCATGCCGCCGTACTCCTCCGGGAAGGGCAGGCCGAACAGGCCCATCCGGCCCATCTCGCGCACGATCTCGTAAGGGAACTCGTGCCGCTCGTAGAAGTCGCCGATCTTGGGCGCGACGACGTCCTGCGCGAACGCCTCGACGGTACGGCGCAGTTCCTCGTGCTCGGGTGAGAGCCGGTGGTCCAGAGACATGGCTAGGACTCCTTGTGGGAGAGGGCGCTGACGGTGCGGGAGGGGCTGGGTCGCCCCAGCTGTTCGGCCATCCACACGCTGGTGGCGGTGAGGAGGCCGAGATCGACCCCGGTGTCGATACCGAGGCCCTGCAACATCCACAGGAGGTCTTCGGTGGCGAGATTCCCGGTGGCGCTCTTCGCGTAGGGGCAGCCGCCGAGGCCGCCCGCCGACGCGTCCACGGTGGTCACTCCGTGCTGGAGCGCGGCGAAGGTGTTGGCGAGCGCCTGGCCGTACGTGTCGTGGAAGTGCACACCGACCTTAGACAGGTGCACGCCTTCCTCGATGAGCGTGGCGAGCAGGCTCTGCACATGGCCGGGGGTGGCCACGCCGATCGTGTCGCCGAGGCTCACCTCGTCGCAGCCCATGTCGACGAGGGTCCTGACGAGCCGGGCGACCTGGCCGACGGGGACGGGGCCTTCCCACGGGTCGCCGAAGCACATCGACAGATAGCCCCGGACATGGAGCCGTTCGTCACGGGCTCGGGCGACGACCGGCTCGAACATGGCGAGTGATTCGTCCAGCGTGCGGTTCAGATTGGCCTTGGCGAACGACTCGGTCGCGCTGGCGAAGACGGCCACCTGACGCACGCCGAGGGCCAGCGCCCGGTCGAGACCGCGGTCGTTCGGGACGAGGACGGGCAGCCGTACGCTCTCCAGGTCGCGCACCATCGGGAACAGCCGCTCGGCGTCGGCCAGTTGGGGCACCCAGTCGGGGTGGACGAAGCTGGTCGCCTCGATGGTGGTGAGCCCGGCGGCGGCGAGGCGGTGGATGAACTCCGCCTTGATCTCGGTCGGGACGATCGTCGACTCGTTCTGGAGGCCGTCGCGCGCGCCCACCTCGTGGATCCGGATCCGGGTCGGCAGACCCTCGTCCATGACGGTCATGGGGAGCGTCATTTCTCCTCCTCGGGAGCCGTGACGGGTACGACAGCCGCGGCGGCGGGGACGGCGGCGGGGACGGCGGCGTCGGCGGAGATGACCGCGGCGCCTTCGGCGGCAACCGGGTCCGCGGCAACCGGGTCCGCGGCAACCGGGTCCGCCGCAGGCGTGACCACGGCCAGGACCTGGTCCATCGCGACGGTGGAGCCCGCCGTCACGTCCAGCTCCGTGACCGTCCCGTCGTGCGGGGCGGAGATGACGTGCTCCATCTTCATCGCCTCGACCACCAACAGCCCCTGACCGGCCACCACTTCGTCCCCGATCGCCACCTTCACGACCGTGACCGTGCCGGGCATCGGGGCGGTGAGCGCGTCGACGCCGCCCGCGCCGGCGGCTCCGAGCAGTGCCGCCTCCACCGGATCGTGGTCCTGTACGTGCCAGCTGTCGCCGTCCCTGCCGAGCCAGTCGGCCGCCCGGTGGAAGGTGTGCGTCATCCCGTCCACGGTGACGGTGACCCGGCCGGCCTCCACATGGGACCGGCCGGTGCCGAGCAGCCGGTGAGTGACGGGTTCATGTCCCGCCACGCGCAGATGGTGGACGACCGGCACGGTCATACCGCCCATCCGCCAGCCGTTCGGTACGGAGAAGGGGTCGGTCCAGCCGGCTCCGGAGCCGCCTTCCAAGGAAGGGGCGGGGGCCAGCTCGTGCTCCCGTACCGCCGCCGCCGCTTCGTACACCTCGGCAGGCACCTCAGCCTGCACCAGCGCGTCCGCGTCCCGCTCCACCAGGCCCGTGTCCAGCTCGCCCGCCACCACGGCGGGGTGGGCCAGCAGCCTCCGCAGGAAGCCGGCGTTCGTCGGGACGCCCAGCGTCACCGTCTCCGCCAGGGCCGCCCGCAGCCGGCGCAGGGCCGTCGCGCGGTCCGGGGCGTGCACGATCACCTTCGACAGCATCGGGTCGTACAGGCTCCCGATCTCCGTGCCCTCGCTCAGGCCGGAGTCGGTGCGCACGCCCTCGCCCCGCGGCTCGCGCAGCGACAGCACCCGGCCGCCCGACGGCAGGAAGCCGCGCGCGGGGTCCTCCGCACAGATCCGGGCCTCGATCGCGTGCCCGGTGAGGGTGATGTCCTCCTGGGTGAAGGGAAGCCGCTCACCGGCGGCGACGCGCAGCTGCCACTCGACCAGATCCAGACCGGTGACCAGCTCGGTGACGGGATGCTCCACCTGGAGGCGGGTGTTCATCTCCATGAAGAAGTACGAGGCCGGGTCCTCGCCCGGCACGATGAACTCGACCGTCCCCGCGCCCCGGTAGCCGCAGGAGCGCGCCGCCTGCACCGCCGCCTCGCCCATCGCCGCCCGAGTCTTGTCGTCCAGCAGGACGGACGGCG
This window of the Streptomyces niveus genome carries:
- a CDS encoding lysophospholipid acyltransferase family protein translates to MLSRTAAALVPFFGRLTVTLDGAAELAPGSIVAANHTSLSDPAIVLAALHRLGVEPVVMAAAGLWRVPVLGRALAHDGHIPVRRADPRAAACLEDAAAALARGRLVVIYGEGGIPDFESGTETAPHPFRSGLARLAAATGAPVVPLGQTGARRIMSGSGPGQFTSLASAPLRRPELRVHIGAPVRLTGDLPAATAQAHAAVTAAWRAAGGRAVTPPAQVQTPVPASTPAPAVEAAA
- a CDS encoding siderophore-interacting protein — its product is MTTATPAHTAPFRFFALRVLRTRRLGPSLVRVTFGGDTRSATGGDGLTGFAAGGRDQSLSLFLPLPGQPAPVVPVEEGDGWWAAWRALPEDVRAVMRSYTVREQRHNPDELDIDFALHPDGGPACRWADDATPGDRVLVLGPAVADNTAVRFRPPAGTDSVLIWADETSLPAAAAILEWLPAGTKTRVWLDVPYGADRMELPTAADTTVHWLAHDEDAPSALDAVRAAELPGASPYAWLAGEAGTVKELRRHLVRERGLDRRNVTFVGYWRRGLSEEQLREEAGKGA
- a CDS encoding ABC transporter substrate-binding protein, whose product is MPNALHSPLSRRGVLAAGGAVGLGVALAACGNGDDKSTEAGGDTKSGPWSFKDDRGETAEAGSVPKNIVAFTGTAAALHDYGIEVKGVFGPTTTKGGEPDIQAGDLDVTKVEILGNVWGEFNVEKYAALAPDLLVTAQWVEGELWYVPEQSKDKILKLAPSVALLAAETTVPKAIQRHADLAESLGADLKAKKVTDAKARFEKAAGRLRAAAKSKPDIKVMIGSASQDLFYVSLAKMSADTLYLQELGVKFVEAKVNAQGFFEELSWENVDKYPADIIMMDNRSSALQPEALTSKPTWARLPAVKAGQVIPRVTEPIYSYDKCAPILEDLADAIEKARKVA
- a CDS encoding VOC family protein; protein product: MSIRRVVPNVRVQPEGLARNREFYGLLGFEEVMNQGWIMTLAAPSAPTAQVSFLTEDATGPVVPDMSVEVDDVDAAYAAVRASGAEIVHTLRDEEWGVRRFFVRDPAGRVVNVLGHR
- a CDS encoding acyl-CoA dehydrogenase family protein; this translates as MSLDHRLSPEHEELRRTVEAFAQDVVAPKIGDFYERHEFPYEIVREMGRMGLFGLPFPEEYGGMGGDYMALGIALEELARVDSSVAITLEAGVSLGAMPLHLFGTEEQKREWLPRLCSGEVLGAFGLTEPEAGSDAGGTRTTAVRDGDEWVINGSKCFITNSGTDITGLVTVTAVTGRKEDGRPEISSIIVPSGTPGFTVAAPYSKVGWNASDTRELSFSDVRVPLTNLVGEEGRGYAQFLRILDEGRIAISALATGLAQGCVDESVKYAKERHAFGRPIGANQAIQFKIADMEMRAHMARLGWRDAASRLVHGEPFKKEAALAKLYSSTVAVDNAREATQIHGGYGFMNEYPVARMWRDSKILEIGEGTSEVQRMLIARELGL
- a CDS encoding hydroxymethylglutaryl-CoA lyase, translating into MTLPMTVMDEGLPTRIRIHEVGARDGLQNESTIVPTEIKAEFIHRLAAAGLTTIEATSFVHPDWVPQLADAERLFPMVRDLESVRLPVLVPNDRGLDRALALGVRQVAVFASATESFAKANLNRTLDESLAMFEPVVARARDERLHVRGYLSMCFGDPWEGPVPVGQVARLVRTLVDMGCDEVSLGDTIGVATPGHVQSLLATLIEEGVHLSKVGVHFHDTYGQALANTFAALQHGVTTVDASAGGLGGCPYAKSATGNLATEDLLWMLQGLGIDTGVDLGLLTATSVWMAEQLGRPSPSRTVSALSHKES
- a CDS encoding acetyl/propionyl/methylcrotonyl-CoA carboxylase subunit alpha, which encodes MFDTVLVANRGEIAVRVIRTLRALGIRSVAVFSDADADARHVREADTAVRIGPAPASESYLVSERLLEAAARTGAQAVHPGYGFLAENADFARACADAGLVFIGPTADAISLMGDKIRAKETVAAAGVPVVPGSSGSGLTDDQLADAAREIGMPVLLKPSAGGGGKGMRLTRLESALRDEIAAARREARASFGDDTLLVERWIDRPRHIEIQVLADGHGNVVHLGERECSLQRRHQKIIEEAPSVLLDDKTRAAMGEAAVQAARSCGYRGAGTVEFIVPGEDPASYFFMEMNTRLQVEHPVTELVTGLDLVEWQLRVAAGERLPFTQEDITLTGHAIEARICAEDPARGFLPSGGRVLSLREPRGEGVRTDSGLSEGTEIGSLYDPMLSKVIVHAPDRATALRRLRAALAETVTLGVPTNAGFLRRLLAHPAVVAGELDTGLVERDADALVQAEVPAEVYEAAAAVREHELAPAPSLEGGSGAGWTDPFSVPNGWRMGGMTVPVVHHLRVAGHEPVTHRLLGTGRSHVEAGRVTVTVDGMTHTFHRAADWLGRDGDSWHVQDHDPVEAALLGAAGAGGVDALTAPMPGTVTVVKVAIGDEVVAGQGLLVVEAMKMEHVISAPHDGTVTELDVTAGSTVAMDQVLAVVTPAADPVAADPVAADPVAAEGAAVISADAAVPAAVPAAAAVVPVTAPEEEK